CTCCTACCTTATTGTTTatctatcttttccttttttaatgaAGGCTTGAAAGACAAATTAATCCACAATATAACCAATTTTTTCCAGTAAAAAATTTCCAaggcataaaatatatatgaaaggaTGTCCCCTTCCTTGAGAACAAGGATATCCAATGTTTTCTTCAGTATCAAATCAGTGACTCTGTTAAAGACTGAAATGATATTTTATATTCTGATTAGAACAAATATTATTACTAACCTTTTCAAAGCTGCATCCAAGTCAGACTCTTCTTTATAGTTGAATGCCTCATCAAACTTGAGTTTGTTCTTCAGCAAATCAACCTTGTTGCAGAAAggataaaggaaaaaaacaaaagcaaacagAAAACTGGTTAGTGAGGCTGCCCACTGGTCAGGCAGACCAACTCATAAATAAGATTTGAAGTTGCCAAAGTGTGCAGGGGTGATCAATATCTACTAAGATTTGTGAAAATGGACAAGGGTGGCATATTTTgacctgaaatttttttctttggcatgtGACTCGCAACTATTTAGACACGGTTTAGGACAAATACATTAATATCAGTGAACATATATGTTTATACTTGTTATAGTCTGTTTGCATGCATATGAACCATTaatagaaaaacaattttcaaattaataaccATAATACTTActtcaaaaaattcataacaacCAAATAGTTCTGTACTAATCTAATGTAAGGAAAAGAGAATATCTACACTTCAAACGAGATTTAAAAATGACTACACAAAAGTGTCCACTAGTTTATACTTAACTCTTcaaatgtttatatttgttCCTTTTATCTTTTGGTCCCTGAGAACATGGCAAATTGGGAGGAAAATTTCGAGTTACATTGCAATGGTTCACTAGATTTTTGtacatttatatatgtattaagaTGAATGCAACTATGTGCTAGCCAGTAGAGAAGAGAGTTGTTCATTTAGGAATTAAGATGAAGTATCTCAACAGTAGAACTGATTCGGATCAAACCCAGATTAGTTGGACACAACCAATTGAATCAAGCACATCAAATTATAAACAGaatggaaaaatcaaaattaattgaattgaaACATTGAGCACTCATATTCAAGAAGTCACCTTTTCTTTGCTTCCAGCACTTCCAACAACATAGCAGCCTAGCAGCTTTGCAAACTGCCCAACAAGCTGACCAACTGCCCCAGAAGCTGCTGAAACGAAGACATACTCTCCTTTCTTAGGAGAGCAAACCTCATAAAAACCACCATAAGCAGTTAAACCAGGCATGCCTACGCATAAGGAAAATGTTTAATGAGCTTTTGGCAAAAAGCAAGACAATTGTTAACACAGCATGCTAAAAAAATCTAGCCAAATTATTTGCAATATGTGATCTGTAATGGTATTAATTACTACAGGATGACCTCAATCTCAAGATATAACATCAGCTAGGTGATCCAATAATGGCAGTTTAAAAAAACTGTCCCACTTACAACTTAGTTGCTACAATCAGACTCATCATATATAAGAGTTAATAGAAAATAAGTTCTATTTTGGATAGACTTACCAAGAATACCAGTATAGTAGGACAGTGGCACATCAGTGTGTTCGATTTTAAACAAATCCTGAACATCTGTAATCAAACTATATTCTTCCCATCCAGTTCTTCCCCAAACTAAGTCACCTTTCCTGAATTTTGGATTCCCAGAATCTACAACTTTTGCCACACCAAATCCAACAATGGGCTGCATAATTTCAACATCAAATTCATTATTAAAGTACACAATTGAAACAAGATCAATCTGATACCCCCTCATTAACCATAGTAGATATAACCTTAAGCTCTTAGTTGGCCAAAAGATCTATGATAAtcaaatttatcattatatttatGCAATTAAAATAttggttttagatttttgtGTCTTGGGTATTACTCAACAAGATAAGATTATCAATATTCATAGGAATCATAGCTATAActttggggggaaaaaaaaaaaaaaaaagagtgggaCTCTGCTTTGACTCACCGAACCGGGCACCAAGGAATCGGTTGACTTCTTCATACGATTACGCATATAAGGATCACAGGACAGGTACAGATTCTTCACTAAAAGCCCATTTGAACCTTCTGGGACTTTCAACTTTATGGTACCATTGGTTTTAAGGTACATGTCTGATTCTTTAGGGAAACCAGACACATAGTCCTTGAAGATCACTTGCTTGTTGCTCACTTCTAGctcatcatcaccaccaccacttgCCATTGATAACAAAGCTCTTACTGTATATTAGCAATACAATCAAATTATGCGGGTTGGTTTTAAGGCTCTTGGGTTTAAAGCGTTTGCAAGA
The Quercus lobata isolate SW786 chromosome 10, ValleyOak3.0 Primary Assembly, whole genome shotgun sequence DNA segment above includes these coding regions:
- the LOC115962923 gene encoding 2-alkenal reductase (NADP(+)-dependent)-like isoform X3, with the translated sequence MASGGGDDELEVSNKQVIFKDYVSGFPKESDMYLKTNGTIKLKVPEGSNGLLVKNLYLSCDPYMRNRMKKSTDSLVPGSPIVGFGVAKVVDSGNPKFRKGDLVWGRTGWEEYSLITDVQDLFKIEHTDVPLSYYTGILGMPGLTAYGGFYEVCSPKKGEYVFVSAASGAVGQLVGQFAKLLGCYVVGSAGSKEKVDLLKNKLKFDEAFNYKEESDLDAALKRYFPEGIDIYFENVGGKMLDAVLLNMRTHGRIAVCGMISQYNLEKPEDVHNLMSVVWKQIRIEGFLVFEYYHLYPKFLEFVLPHIKEGKITYVEDIAEGFESAPAALIGLFTGRNVGKQVVVVARE
- the LOC115962923 gene encoding 2-alkenal reductase (NADP(+)-dependent)-like isoform X1: MASGGGDDELEVSNKQVIFKDYVSGFPKESDMYLKTNGTIKLKVPEGSNGLLVKNLYLSCDPYMRNRMKKSTDSLVPGSPIVGFGVAKVVDSGNPKFRKGDLVWGRTGWEEYSLITDVQDLFKIEHTDVPLSYYTGILGMPGLTAYGGFYEVCSPKKGEYVFVSAASGAVGQLVGQFAKLLGCYVVGSAGSKEKVDLLKNKLKFDEAFNYKEESDLDAALKRYFPEGIDIYFENVGGKMLDAVLLNMRTHGRIAVCGMISQYNLEKPEGVYNLTHMIYKRVHMKAFVVFDYYHLYPKFLDLVLPHIAEGNIVYLEDIAEGLESGPAALVGLFSGLNVGKQVVLVAQE
- the LOC115962923 gene encoding 2-alkenal reductase (NADP(+)-dependent)-like isoform X2, yielding MASGGGDDELEVSNKQVIFKDYVSGFPKESDMYLKTNGTIKLKVPEGSNGLLVKNLYLSCDPYMRNRMKKSTDSLVPGSPIVGFGVAKVVDSGNPKFRKGDLVWGRTGWEEYSLITDVQDLFKIEHTDVPLSYYTGILGMPGLTAYGGFYEVCSPKKGEYVFVSAASGAVGQLVGQFAKLLGCYVVGSAGSKEKVDLLKNKLKFDEAFNYKEESDLDAALKRYFPEGIDIYFENVGGKMLDAVLLNMRTHGRIAVCGMISQYNLEKPEGVYNLTHMIYKRIRIEGFLVFEYYHLYPKFLEFVLPHIKEGKITYVEDIAEGFESAPAALIGLFTGRNVGKQVVVVARE